A region from the Streptomyces sp. 3214.6 genome encodes:
- a CDS encoding DUF3311 domain-containing protein — MSDEETREPVVTPVRVVIALCLIAPFVAMLWVGSYAKVDPAFIGIPFFYWYQMLWVLISTALTMIAYKLWQRDQRGRTTQGGGASK; from the coding sequence ATGTCCGACGAAGAAACGAGGGAACCGGTGGTGACGCCTGTGCGCGTCGTCATCGCCCTCTGTCTGATCGCGCCCTTCGTGGCGATGCTGTGGGTGGGTTCGTACGCGAAGGTGGATCCGGCGTTCATAGGGATCCCCTTCTTCTACTGGTACCAGATGCTCTGGGTGCTGATCTCCACGGCACTCACGATGATCGCGTACAAGCTGTGGCAGCGGGACCAGCGCGGCCGCACGACCCAGGGCGGGGGTGCGTCGAAGTGA